A section of the Pseudomonas fluorescens genome encodes:
- the rpsO gene encoding 30S ribosomal protein S15: protein MALDVQEKAQIVADYQQAVGDTGSPEVQVALLTHNINKLQGHFKANGKDHHSRRGLIRMVNQRRKLLDYLKGKDLGRYQTLIGRLGLRR, encoded by the coding sequence ATGGCTCTCGACGTTCAAGAAAAAGCACAAATCGTAGCTGACTATCAGCAAGCTGTTGGTGACACCGGTTCGCCAGAAGTGCAAGTTGCACTGCTGACCCACAACATCAACAAGCTGCAAGGTCACTTCAAGGCCAACGGTAAAGATCACCACTCCCGTCGTGGTCTGATCCGCATGGTAAACCAGCGTCGTAAGCTGCTGGACTACCTGAAAGGCAAGGATCTGGGTCGTTATCAGACTCTGATCGGTCGCCTGGGTCTGCGTCGCTAA